GGAGCGAGCGACCTGGGTGGCCGAAGTCGCCCAGGGGGATGGGTGTGCGCTCCTCACGGCGGCGGCGCGCCCCACTCGACCATGATCAGTTTGTCTATCTGCTGGGTAGGTAATACGTTGGTGGTCATGGACGACCTCCTCCTCGTGGCGCTGGCCGGGTTCGCCGCCTCACTCGTCGACGGGGCGCTCGGGATGGGCTTCGGGCCCACCAGCTCGAGCATCCTCCTCGGCACCGGCATGTCGCCGGCGTCGGTCTCGACCACGGTCAACCTGGCCAAGGTCGCCACCGGCATCGCCGCGGCGATCTCGCACTGGCGGTTCCGCAACATCGACCACAAGCTCGTGCTGAAGCTGGCCATCCCCGGCGCCGTCGGGGCCCTCATCGGCGTGACCATCCTCTCGAACGTCGACGGCGACGTCATCAAGCCCGCCCTCGCCGTGCTGCTGATCATCATCGGGCTGCGCATCCTCTGGCGCTTCAGCCGACCGGTGACCGCCAAGCCGGAGGAGTTCGAGGACCTGGCCGGCGACCCCGACAAGATGCCGCCGTTCAACGACAAGGGCGTCGAGGTGGTGGCCACCGCCGGCGGCATCACCAACGGCATGATCGGCGCCTGGGGGCCGGTGGTCACCCCGTTCCTGATGGGCCGCCAGCTGGCGCCGCGGTTCGCGGTGGGCTCGGTGAACACCGCCGAGGTCGCCGTCGCCGCCGTCTCGGTGACCTCACTGATCGCCGCCGTCGGCAAGGGAGATCTCGACATCGGGATCATCGCGGCCATGCTTCTCGGCGGGATGCTCGCCGCCCCGGTGGCGGCGTGGTCGATCCGCCACATCCCGCCCCGGCCGATGGGCGTGGCGGTCGGCGCCCTCCTCCTGCTCACCAACGCGCGCGAGCTGAGCAACAGCGGAGACATCGGCGATGGACGCTGGCTCGCCTACGGACTGGTCGTCGTCCTCGTGGCGCTCGCCGCGCTGCGCCCCCGCCTTCAGGCCTCGAGGCAGCCCACCCCCGCGACCTGACCGCGCTCCGTCCGTTAGCGTCGCGCCATGGCCGTCGCCGACGTAGGAGTCGAGGTCGAGGTCCCGGTCGTCCTGGGGTTCACGCCGCCGGCGGTGGCGATCCCCGACGAGGCGCACCCCGGGCTGTTCCGGGCCGGGGTGCGGGGCGGGCCGTACTCCGACGAGACCATCGAGCAGCACCGGTGTCCGGCCACCGACCTTTCGGCTCCCGGTGCCGACGCGCCCGACCTGCTCGGCGCCGGTCTCGACACCGTCGACCTGTCCGGGTTCGACGACCTGCAGGCGACCCTCGGCCACGTCCTGGCGAGCGGGCGCATCGACGACGCAGACGCCGCGGTCATCCGCTCCGCCCTGGGGGGCGCCACCCTGCCGTTGCTGTCGGGGCCGACGGTCACCGTCATGCACGTGGCCGACGAGGGCCTGATCATGCGCAACGGCGGCCCCAACGGCCGCAAGGTGGTCGGGGCCCGCTCGGTGGGGATGAACGGCCACGGCATCGCCACCTCGGTCCACGCCGACCAGGACGTCTTCGGCACGCCGCTCGCCCAGGTGATGGGCGGGCGGGCGCCGGAGCTCTTCCGGTACCACTCGCCCGAGGACCACAACGACGAGGCCGGCCTCATGCTGGTCAACCTGTGGATCCCGCTGCGCCAGCCGGTCCAACCCCTGGTGCTCGGCGACGGCACCAGCCTCGACCGGCCCCGCCACCAGCTCCGCTACGGGCTGCCCACCTCGACGTTCCTCGAGCGCGACGAGGAGATGGTCGTCAACGACATCTGGCTGTTCCTGCACGACCCCGGCCAACGGTGGTGCTTCCGGTCGGACATGGACCACCGCCACGCCTGGCTCTTCGACACCCTGAGCACACCGCACGGCGCCGGCATCCTGCCCGGCGAGGACGTCGCCGAGCAGTGGTTCGTGGCCCTCGAAGACGTCGAGGCCGCGGCCTCGGCCGGCGACGCCGCAGGGATCACCGAAGCACTGGCCTCGACCCCCTCCGCCGCCGAGCCCCTTCCCGCCGGCACGCCCCCCGGGCTGCGCGACGCGATCTCGACCATGGCCACCGTGGCCGACGAGGCCCGCCGCGATCCGGCGGGCGTGTGTGGCCATGGAGCGGCAACCTGGACCGAGGCGGCGCACGCCGCCCGCGAAGGTGTCGTCCGCCGCTCGATCGAGATGCGCATGGTCGTCGCCCTCGACGCACCCTGATCAAAGGGCGGCGCCGGTGGCGCCGGCGGGTCAGCCGGTGAATCGGGGCGCCACGTCGATCGGCTCAGCGGGGACGACCGGCGGGGCGCAGGCGCCGCCGGCCTCGTAGGTGAAAGTGACGACGCCGTCACCGGCGATCACACCGGTGGCGAAGACCGCACCCGCCGGACCCAGGCTGGAGCCGCCGCCACCACCGCCGGCGCTGGACTCACCGCCGCCACCGCCGCCGCCACCACCCAGGACGCCGGCACCGCCGCCGCCGCCGCTACCGAGGCTGCCGCCGCCGTCACCACCCTGGCCGGGCGACCCGTCGGTGGCCTCACCGAAGGGACCGGTTCCCGCGGTCCCACCGTTGCCGCCGGATGCGCCGCCCAGGCCGGGGGTGCCCTGACTGACGCCGTCCTGGCCGTCGGTGCCGCCCTCACCGCCGTCGCCACCGACGCCGCCGCCGTCGATGCCGTCACCACCGCCACCACCGCCGCCGGCCACGACGAGCACCTCGGCGCCGCGGAGGACCTCGGACATGCCGCCGCCCCCACCACCGCCGAACGCGAAGTTGAGCTCACCGCCCGTCCCGCCGCCGTTGAACCCGCCGGCGCCACCGGAGCTGGCGGGCGCGCTGTCGCCGCCGGCGCCACCGACGACCACGGTGAGCTCCTCGCCCGGCGTCACGGCGAGCTCGGCGGTGACCTGGCCGCCGAGGCCACCCGGCCGCTCGCCGCCGGGGAGCCCACTCGTCTCACCGGACGACGCCCCGCCGCCAGCACCGCCGACCTCGACGGTCACGGCACACACCCCTTCGGGGACGACGAAGGCGTCCTCGCCCGGGGAGTCGAAGACGGCGGACGCCTCGGTCGGCGGGGTCGGCGCCCCTTGAGCGCCGACGGGCGCGCCGACGAGCACCATCCCGCCCGCCACCGTTGCGAGCACGAACGAGGCAGCCGCCCCCGAGAACCGCTTCATCCCCGCACCGTAACCTCCGACCACGGGCGACGCCGGTCCAGGGAGGCACGGCGCCACTGCGCAGCGCCGCCGCCGCGCCCTTCGTGCCGCCCCCGCGCCGGCGGTCGGGCATGATCTCCCGATGCGCTTCCGCTTCACGCCGGAGCAGGCGGCCCTCCAAGAGGAGATCCGTGCCTACTTCACCGAGCTGATGACCCCCGAGCTCCGGGAGGAGCTGCGCGGTACCGAAGGCGTCGGCCCCGTGCCCCGCAAGGTGGCCCTCAAGATGGGGGCGGACGGGTGGCTCGGCGTCGGCTGGCCCAAGGAGTACGGCGGCCGCGGCCTCACGCCGGTCGAGCAGTTCATCTTCTTCGACGAGTCGATGGCCTTCGGCGCCCCGGTGCCCGTCCTCAGCGTCAACTCGGTGGCGCCCACGATCATGCAGTTCGGCAGCGAGGAGCAGAAGCAGTTCTTCCTGCCCAAGATCCTCGCCGGCGAGATCCACTTCGCCATCGGCTACACCGAGCCCGACCACGGCACCGACCTGGCCGCGCTCGAGACCCGGGCCGTGCGCGACGGCGACGAGTACGTCATCAACGGCACCAAGATCTTCACCTCACTGGCCAGCGACGCCGACTACATCTGGCTCGCCTGCCGCACGAACCCCGAGGCCCCCCGCCACAAGGGGATCTCGATGATCATCGTCCCCACCGACACCCCGGGCTTCAGCTACACGCCGATCGATTCCATCGGGTCGTTCAACACCAACTACACGTTCTTCGAGGACGTGCGGGTGCCCGTGTCCAACCTGGTCGGGCCCGAGGACGGCGGCTGGGGGCTCATCACCAACCAGCTCAACCACGAGCGGGTCACCATCTGCTCGTCGGGGATCATCGAGCGCCGCTACCGCGACCTGCTGGCGTGGACCAAGGAGACGACCACCGCCGACGGTGAGCGCATCATCGACCTCCCCTGGGTGCAGCGGAACCTGGCCCACATCCGGGCCCACCACGAGTTCCTGCGCCTGGCCAACTACGAGATCGCCTTCAAGGCCGAGCGGGGCGACCCGCTCAACCCGGCCGACGCCTCGGTGGTGAAGGTCTACGGCTCCGAGCTTTACATGGAGGCCTACGACCTCATGCTCGAGATCGTGGGCGCGGCCGCCGGCGTGGAGGACGGCTCGCCCGGCGCCGTGCTCCGGGGCCAGCTCCAGGCCGACATCCGCAGCCAGCACGTCCTCACCTTCGGCGGCGGCACGAACGAGATGCAGCGGGGCCTCATCGCGGTGTTCGCCCTCGGCATGCCGGGGAGCCCCCGGTGAGCCGGCCCGCCCTCGCCCGCCTCATCCCCTCCCACCCGCTCGAGGAGCGCTGACATGGACCTGGACCTGACCGAGGAGCAGGAGGCCGTCGTCGCGCTGGCCGAGCAGATCTTCACCGGAGAGGTGACCGGCGAGCGCTGCCGCGCCGTGGAGGACGGTGACACCGGCGTCGACACCGCGCTGTGGTCGACCCTCGCCGAGGCCGGGCTGCTCGCCCTCTGCGTCCCCGAGTCCGCCGGCGGCACCGGCTACGGCGCGGTCGAGGCGACCCTGCTGCTGCAGGAGCTCGGCCGGGCGTGTGCACTCGTCCCGCTGCAACCGACGTTGATGGGCACGATCTTCGTCGCCGAGCACGCCTCCAACCAGCAGGCCGCGGCGATGCTCGCCGGCGTCGCCGAGGGCGAGCGAACGTTCGCGGTGGCCCTCGCCGACGACCCCCGGGCCCCGCTGCGGGCGCCGGCGCTCACCCACGACGGGAGCGGTCTCCACGGCATCAAGACCGCGGTCGGGTTCGCCCCCACCGCCGATGTCCTGCTCGTCACCGCGGCCGACGGCGTCTACGCCGTCGAGGCCGGCGCCGACGGCGTCACCATCGAGCCCCAGCTGCTCCAGCACAAGCTCCGGGCCGGGCAGATCACCTTCGCCGGCGCCCCCGCCGAGCGCGTCGCCGGCCCCGAGGGCGTCGCCCGCCTCGTCGACCTGGCCACCCTCGGCGTGTGCGCGCTCGTGTTCGGCGCCTGCGACAAGGCGCTGCGCGTGACCGCCGAGTACTCGGGCCAGCGCCACCAGTTCGGCCGGCCCATCGGCAGCTTCCAGGCCGTGGAGACCCGACTGGCCGACGCGTTCATCGCCCTCAACGGGGTGCGCCTGACGACGCTGTCGGCCGCGACGATGCTCGACGAACACGCCCCCGAGGCCACCGAGTCCGTGGCCATCGCCAAGTACTGGGCGGCCCGGGCGGCGGACATCGTCGGCCACGCCAGCCTCCACGTCCACGGCGGCATCAGCATCGACCGGGATTACCCGGTCCACCGCTACTTCCTCTGGGCCAAGACCCTCGAGCACGAGCTCGGCGGCAAGTCCGACCAGCTCACCACCATCGGCGCCGGCATCGCCGCCGGCTGAGACAGTTCACGGCGGCCGATCACCGTCGTTCCGAGATCTGGTCGAAGTCCGCGTCGTCGGGTGGATCAGTGGGCCAGGTGGAGGCGCAGCGCCTCGTCGAGCGCGGCCACGTCCGGGCCCGACAGCATGCCGAGGGCATCCCCGATGCGCTCGACCGCAACCGACCGCACCTGCTCGGCCTGGGCCTTCGAGTCGTGCGGGAGGCCCGTCGCCTCCGCGCTGAGGAGCACCTGGAACGGGTACACCCGAGTGGTGTTCCTGGTCACCGGCACGACCGTCACCACCCCTCGGCCCAGTCGGTTCGCCGTCGTGTTCGCACCGTCGTTGCTGACGATCACGGCCGGCCGGCGCTTGTCGGACTCCGAGCCGAGCACCGGATCGAGGTCGACCCAGCGGATCTCCCCCCGACGCATCAGCCGAGCCCGTCCGACGTCGCGGTGTCCCAGTGCTCGGCGTCGTCGCCGCCCGCCCACTCCGCCCATGCCTCCTCGTAGGCAGCACCGAGCTCGGAGGCCCGGAGGAGCCGGACCGCTCGACGCAACGCTGCGGAACGGGAGTCGAGACCACGATCCTGCGCGTAGGTGTCGAGGTAGGCCACGTCCTCCTCGGGCAGACTGACGCTGAGCTTCATACTTTGATGCTACTACTGGTGCTACCCACCGGCTACCAACCCGATGCGGGCGGCGCCGACGGCGCCGTTGTCGCCAACGTGGGACAGTGGCATAGTCATGCCATGGCTCGCACACGTGTCAGCACGACCGTCGACGGGACCTTGCTCGCGAAGGCAAGAGAGGCGACCGGCGCACCGACCGACGCGGCGCTGTTCGACCAGGCCCTCGACGCTCTGCTCGCGCAACGGCGAAGCACGGAGATCGACGCCTCCTACTCGGCCTACGACGAGCGGCCGCTCGACGAGCCCGATGAGTGGGGAGACCTCGCGTCGTTCCGCTCGGCCGCCGCCGCGTCATGAGCGACCAGCCACGCCGGGGCGAGCTCTGGTGGTGCGAGCTGCCCGAGATCAGCCGTCGCCCCGTCGTCGTGCTCAGCCGGGACGCCGCCATCCCTCGCCTGCGCCGCGCCCTCGTCGCTCCCTGCACGACGACCGTTCGCGGCCTGGCCAGTGAGGTGCTGCTCGAACCGGGGGCGGATCCCGTGCCACGACCGAGCGCGGTCAACCTCGACTTGGTCGAGAGCGTGTCCCTCGGTGTCCTGGTCGACCGCCTGGGCCGCCTGAGCGACGAGCGCATGCGAGAGGTCTGCGCCGCCCTGTCGGTCGCCGTCGACTGCCGCTGATCCTCCGCGCGCTCACCTCGCCGGCCGGCGGCGAGGGACGGGACGCTGATCAGCCGCCGCGGCGGGCGAGCCGATCCTGGAGGGGGACGCGCCACTCGGCGGCGAGGGCCGGGTGCTCGGCGAGGGCGGCGACCAGGTCCCGGCGCTCGAGGTGGCGGTCGCCCATCGCTTCGTGGGCATCGAGCACGGACACCGAGCGCGGGTCGGTCTCGACCACTTCGAGCGTCGACCCGACGGTGACCTCACCGGGCTCCAGCACCCGGAGGTACCAGCCGGTCCGGCCGTTCGAGCGCATGCGGGCCTGGATGTCGGCCCGCTGGCGGTGCAGAGCCAGCTTGAAGCAGGGCCAGCGAGGCTGGCACACCTCGAGCAGGGCGCCGTCCCAGCGCCACCGGTCACCGATGTGGACGTCGGCCTCGAGCGCGCCGGCGGTCGACAGGTTCTCCCCGAACGGTGCGTCCCCGAGCGTCTCCCCCAGCTCGTCCTCCCACGCCGGCAGGTGCTCGGACGGGTAGGCGTAGACCGCCTTGTCAGGGCCTCCGTGCACCGCCAGGTCGGCCTGGCCGTCACCGCTGAGGTTGACCAGGGACAGCCACAGGATCGTCCCGGTCGCGACCGGCCGCTTCGCGATCCCGCTGTACACGCGCTCGCCGCCGGCGTCCGCCAGCACCGCCGGTGTCCCCACGTTGACGGCGGCCACGTCGATCACGGACCGCAACCTACCGGCGGGAGGCTGGTCGAGGGCCGAACCGCCACCACCGGACTCGAGGGACCTGCGCCGCATCGACCGTGGCCGTCGAGGGCCGCTTCCTTCGAGCGCACGTCGAGCACTCCGGGTCGCATATTGACCAGTACGCTCTTGTACTGAATACAGGATCGTCCTATCCTGGAACCGTGACCACGAAGGCGAGCGCCGCCGAGACGACCCGTCGCTACGAATCGCCGCGGCGCGCCAAGCAGGCGCAGGAGACCCGGGCCGCGGTGATGGCGGCCGCCGGCTCGCTGTTCACCACCCGGGGGTGGGCCGGAACCGGCATGCGTGACGTGGCCAAGGCCGCCGGCGTCGCCACCGAGACCGTCTACTCCCACTTCTCGTCGAAGCGGGTGCTGCTGCAGGCGGTGATCGACGTGGCCGTGGTCGGCGACGAACAGCAGGTGGCGGTGGCAGAGCGGGAGGAGTTCGCCGCACTCGGCCGCGGCCCGCGGTCCGAGCGGATCGCCGGCGCCGCCGCGCTCATCCGGGCCATCAACGAGCGCACGGCCCCGTACGCCGGGGTCATCCGCGAGGCGGCGCCGGCCGACGAGCAGATCGCCGAGGTGCTCGCCGCCACCCGGGCCCGTCAGCGCTCGGACGTCGAAGCCGGCCTGGTCCTCATCCTCGGCCGGGCCCCGACGACGGTCGAGGCCGACGAGGTGTGGGCCCTGTTGAGCCCCGAGCTCTACCTGCTGCTCGTCGACACCGCCGGCTGGACGCCGAACGCGTACGAGGCGTGGATGGCCACGCTCCTCGAGCGCACCCTTCCGCACACCTGACCCCAGGGAGGCTTGCCATGGACGTCGCCGCCACCGCACCGGCCGACACCCGCATGATGACCGTCGTGCACGACGCCCTGCGCCGGGACATCGAGCGCGCCACCACCGCCCTCGCGGCGAGCCCGCCGCCGGGCGACCGGCAGCGCCGGGCCATCGCCCGCCACCTCGCCTGGATGATGACGTTCCTGCACGCCCACCACGAGTCCGAGGACAACGGTCTGTACCCCGTGGTGCGGGACCGACGACCGGACGCCGCCGCCCTCCTCGACGCGATGGACGCGGACCACCGAGCGGTGGCCGAGCGGGTCGACGAGGTGGAGGCTGCCGCCTCGGCCTACGCGGCGAGCGACGCCGAGACCGACTGCTCCCGCCTCCTCGACGCGATCGTCGCGCTGGAAGCCGACCTGCTCCCCCACCTGCGCCGGGAGGAGGACGAGGCCATGCCCCTGGTCGCCGCGGCCGTCACCGACGACGAATGGAAAGCGATCGAGCAGGAGCACAACCTCGACGGCAAGTCGCCCGCCCAGCTCGGCAAGGAAGGCCACTGGCTGATCGACGACGCCACCCCCGAGTCCCGGGAGCTGGTCCTCGGCCTCGTGCCACCCGTCCAGCGATTCGTCCTGGTCCACGGGTTCGGCCGGGCCTACCGGCGCGAGCGTGACGCATGCTGGCACCCGGCCCGCGCCACTCGACGGGTCCAGAAGACCGGTCGGACGGAGGTGGTCGTGGATGCCGATCCCGACGCGGTCTGGGACGTCGTGCGCGATCCGACCCGGGTCGGCGAGTGGAGCCACGAGTGCGTCGCCGCCACCTGGCTCGGCGGGGCGGCGCACGCCGAGCCCGGCGCCCGGTTCCGCGGACGCAACCACCAGGGGCTGCTCCGCTGGGGACGAGTCTGCGAGGTGCTGAGCGCGGACGACCACGAGCTCGTGTGGCGGACCGTGCCGACGAGGCTCTACCCCGACAGCTCGATCTGGAGGATCCGGGTCGAGCCCGCCGACGGCGGCGCCCGGGTGATCCAGACCTTCGAGGTGGTGCGCGGCCCCAAGGTCCTCGACCCGATCTACGCGACCCTCGCCCCGAACCACCGCGACCGCGACGCAGCCCTCCGCGAAGATCTGCAGCGCCTCGGCGCCGTGGCCGGCACCCAACGCCCAGGACGTCGACCGGTCCCGGGGTGATCCCGGGCTCATCGCTGAGCCGCCTCGGAATCACCACGCGTCCCACACTGTCGATGGTTGCCTCGATGCCGGAAGGCCCCCATGCGGACGCCGTCCGTCTGGAGCTCAACGACCGAGGAGGAGGTCCTCGGCCCGCCGGTGTCCGGCGTCGAAGTCGACACTGAGGTCGACGTAGGGCACGCCGGCCTCGCGACACTCGTCACGCAGGACGCGGCTCCAGTCGGCGATCCACGCCGGAAGGAGGGCGAGGGTCTCGGGGGGCAGGTGGCGGTGCCAGCGGTTGCGACCCTCGTGGGCGAGGATGGCGTCGAGGCGGGGCTCCACCATGCCCACGAACACGACCCGCCGCTCGACCCACGATGCCAACTTGGCGACGTGGCGGGGCAGGAAGCCCACCCCCTCGATCACGTAGTCGTCGGCGAGGTAGGCGCAGCTCTCGGCCATCCGTTCGAAGTAGGGGAAGAAGAGGTCGGCCTCGGCACCCGGCGGAACGCCGACGTCGCCGGCGGGGCCGAAGTCGGGCCGGAGCATGCCCACGACGTCGCGCACGGTGTCGGTCGAGCACCAGCCGGCGCCGAGCGCCGATGCCACGCGTTGGGCCAGCAGCGTCTTGCCGCACCGCGGCGCACCGCCAATCAGGGAGAGCACCCGACGATCATGACCGCCGGATCGAGGCGCCGCCGCGCCGGTCGTCCTCCCCCGCCGTGAAAACCGTACCGCAGGGTGGGGGGCTTGTGGCAAGGACCGGATCCGTGCTGAGAATGCGCCCTCCGGATCGGCGGGCCACGCCGGCGCCGGCCACGACGACACGACACGACACGACACGAGGGGACGCGGATGACCGATGCCGACGCAGTGGACCGGGCGGAGCAGGGCGAGGTGGTCGACCTCGCAGCGATCGACCGGACACTGATCGGCGTCGCCGGCGGCAAGGGGGCGAACCTCGGCGAGCTGCTCCGGGTGGACGGGGTGCGGGTGCCGCCGGGCTTCTGCGTCACCACGCGGGCGTTCACCCGGGTCGTGGCGGCAGCCCCCGAGATCGACGCCCTGCTGGCCGAGCTCGCCGGTGTCGGCGCCGACGACCGGGAGGGGCTGGCGGCCCTCGCCGGGGGCCTGCGCACGGCGGTCGAGGCCCTCCCCGTCCCCGACGACCTCGCCGCGGCGATCGGCGAGGCGCTCACCGCGCTCGGCCCGGACACGCCGGTCGCGGTTCGCTCCAGCGCCACCGCCGAGGACCTGCCCACCGCCTCGTTCGCCGGCCAGCAGGACAGCTACCTCGGTGTCGTCGGCGCAGAGGGTGTGATCGACCACGTCCGCCGCTGCTGGGCGTCGCTCTTCACGGATCGGGCCGTGGCCTATCGCTCACGCCAGGGCATGGACCAGCGGGCGGCGCGGATGGCCGTGGTCGTCCAGACGATGGTCGAGGCCCGAGCGGCCGGCGTGCTCTTCACCGCGGACCCGGTGACCGGCAACCGCCTGGTGACCGCGGTCGAGGCGGTCCCGGGACTCGGCGACGTGCTGGTGGCCGGGCAGGTGACCCCCGACACCTACCGGGTGTGCGACGGCGCCATCGTCACCGCTGAGCGTTCTGCGGAACGCCGCGAACCGGCAGTCTCGGACGCCCAGGTGCTCGAGCTCGACGCACTCGGCCGCCACCTCGAAACCCACTTCGGCGCACCGCAGGACATCGAGTGGTGCCTCGATGACGCTGGCATCGCGGTCGTGCAGAGCCGGCCCATCACCACCCTCTTCCCGGTCCCCGAGGTCCACGACGACGCCACCCACGTCTTCGTCTCGGTCGGGCACCAGCAGATGATGACCGAGCCCATGACACCGCTCGGGCTGTCGGTCTGGCAGCTCACCGCCATGCGCCCGATGTACGTCGCCGGCGGGCGCCTGTTCGTCGACGTGGCCGAGAACCTGGCGTCGCCGGCGATCCGGCCGGCGATCATCGGCGGGCTGGGCAAGTCCGACCCGCTCATCGGTGACGCACTGCAGACGCTCGTCGACCGCGAGGGCTTCCTCCCACCTCCGCCCGCCGACGACGGCGACCCGCTGCCCATCCCGGGCGCCCCCGGCGCACCGTCGATGATCGACGCCGACCCCGAGCTGGTCGCCCGGCTCGTCGAGCGCACGGAGGACTCGCTGGCGGCGACCGCCGCCGCGATCGCCGACAAGACCGGCCCCGAGGTGTTCGCCTTCATCCTCGAGGACCTGCCCGAGATGCGCAGCCGCCTGGCCAACCCCGAGAGCCTGCCGGTGCTCCTCACGTCGATGGAGGCGGCGTTCTGGCTGAACGACCACCTCGAGGAGTGGCTCGGCGAGACCAACGTGGTCGACCTGCTGTCCCAGTCGCTGACGGGCAACGTGACCGCGGAGATGGGGCTCGCCCTGCTCGACGTCGCCGACGTGGTCCGCGCCCACCCCGAGGTGGTCGCGTTCCTGCATGGGGCGGGCGACGACGACACCTTCCTCGACCGGCTCCCCGAGGTGGCGGGCGGCGCCGAGACCGCCGACGCGCTTCGCGACTACCTCGAGCGCTACGGCATGCGCTGCGTCGGGGAGATCGACATCACCCGGCCGCGCTGGAGCGAGCGCCCGAGCACGCTCGTCCCCCTGATCCTGGCCAACGTCGAGAACTTCACCGACGGCGAGCGGGAACGCCGGGTGGCCGAGGGCCTGCGGGTCGCCACCGAGAAGGAGCGGGAGGTGCTCGAGCGGCTGCGTGCCCTGTCGGACGGAGAGACGAAGGCCGCCGAGACCAAGGCCATGATCGACCGGGTCCGGGTGTTCGCCGGCTACCGGGAGTACCCCAAGTACCGGATGATCAGCCGCTACTGGATCTACAAGCGGTCGCTGCTCGCGGAGGCCGACCGGCTCGTGACCGCCGGGGTGGTGGACGCCCCCGACGACGTCTCCTTCCTGTCCTTCGACGAGTTCGCCGAGGCCGCCCGCACGCACGAGGTCGACCGCGACCTGATCCGCCGGCGGCGGGAGGAGTTCCACTCCTACGCGACGCTGACCCCACCCCGGGTGATGACCTCCGAAGGCGAGGTCGTCGGTGGCTCGTACCACCGCGACGACGTGCCCGCCGGCGCCCTCGCCGGTCTCGCGGTCTCGGCGGGTGTGGTCGAGGGCCGGGCCCGCGTGATCCTCGACGTGGGCGACGCCCACGACCTCGAGCCCGGCGACATCCTCGTCACCAAGGGCACGGACCCGAGCTGGTCACCGGTCTTCGTCGCGGTCGATGCGCTGGTCACCGAGGTCGGCGGCCTCATGACCCACGGCGCGGTCATCGCCCGCGAGTACGGCCTGCCCGCGGTCGTCGGCGTCGAGGGGGCCACCCGTCTGATCGAGGACGGCCAGCGCCTGCGCGTCGACGGCACGAACGGCTGGGTCGAGGTGCTCGACACGGCCTGAGCCACCACGACGGCTCGGGAGCCCGCCGGTGGCCCGTCGCCCGTCGCCCGTCGTCAGGCGTCAGGCGTCGGCGAGACGTCGGGCGTAGTCGTCGGCGAGGGCGGTCAGGGCGCCGGCGCAGTCGCCGGTGAACGCCGGGCCGTGCATCAGCGCCAGGGTCTCGGCGCCCAGCTCGGCCAGCTTCGCGATGGTGGGCGCGGTGGCCGGGGTGAGGCAGGTCGCGCCGAAGAGGTCCTCGGCTGCGATCGCGGGGCCGACGATGTCGGCGTCGGTCGCCGCAGGCGACTCGCCGGTCGCCGTGAAGAGGTCGCCGCACAGCAGCGTCTGCGTGGCCTCCTCGTAGAGCAGGTGCGCGTCCCAGCCGTGAGGGACGTGGGGCGTCTCGAGCATGCGCACCTGCTTGCCGCCGAGGTCGAGTACCTCACCGTCGCCCATCGAGTGCGGAGGCCGGTCGCAGAGGTCGAACAGCGACACGATGTTGGCGAGGTGG
This portion of the Acidimicrobiales bacterium genome encodes:
- a CDS encoding hemerythrin domain-containing protein, with amino-acid sequence MDVAATAPADTRMMTVVHDALRRDIERATTALAASPPPGDRQRRAIARHLAWMMTFLHAHHESEDNGLYPVVRDRRPDAAALLDAMDADHRAVAERVDEVEAAASAYAASDAETDCSRLLDAIVALEADLLPHLRREEDEAMPLVAAAVTDDEWKAIEQEHNLDGKSPAQLGKEGHWLIDDATPESRELVLGLVPPVQRFVLVHGFGRAYRRERDACWHPARATRRVQKTGRTEVVVDADPDAVWDVVRDPTRVGEWSHECVAATWLGGAAHAEPGARFRGRNHQGLLRWGRVCEVLSADDHELVWRTVPTRLYPDSSIWRIRVEPADGGARVIQTFEVVRGPKVLDPIYATLAPNHRDRDAALREDLQRLGAVAGTQRPGRRPVPG
- the ppsA gene encoding phosphoenolpyruvate synthase, with the protein product MTDADAVDRAEQGEVVDLAAIDRTLIGVAGGKGANLGELLRVDGVRVPPGFCVTTRAFTRVVAAAPEIDALLAELAGVGADDREGLAALAGGLRTAVEALPVPDDLAAAIGEALTALGPDTPVAVRSSATAEDLPTASFAGQQDSYLGVVGAEGVIDHVRRCWASLFTDRAVAYRSRQGMDQRAARMAVVVQTMVEARAAGVLFTADPVTGNRLVTAVEAVPGLGDVLVAGQVTPDTYRVCDGAIVTAERSAERREPAVSDAQVLELDALGRHLETHFGAPQDIEWCLDDAGIAVVQSRPITTLFPVPEVHDDATHVFVSVGHQQMMTEPMTPLGLSVWQLTAMRPMYVAGGRLFVDVAENLASPAIRPAIIGGLGKSDPLIGDALQTLVDREGFLPPPPADDGDPLPIPGAPGAPSMIDADPELVARLVERTEDSLAATAAAIADKTGPEVFAFILEDLPEMRSRLANPESLPVLLTSMEAAFWLNDHLEEWLGETNVVDLLSQSLTGNVTAEMGLALLDVADVVRAHPEVVAFLHGAGDDDTFLDRLPEVAGGAETADALRDYLERYGMRCVGEIDITRPRWSERPSTLVPLILANVENFTDGERERRVAEGLRVATEKEREVLERLRALSDGETKAAETKAMIDRVRVFAGYREYPKYRMISRYWIYKRSLLAEADRLVTAGVVDAPDDVSFLSFDEFAEAARTHEVDRDLIRRRREEFHSYATLTPPRVMTSEGEVVGGSYHRDDVPAGALAGLAVSAGVVEGRARVILDVGDAHDLEPGDILVTKGTDPSWSPVFVAVDALVTEVGGLMTHGAVIAREYGLPAVVGVEGATRLIEDGQRLRVDGTNGWVEVLDTA
- a CDS encoding MBL fold metallo-hydrolase; translation: MSYDTKVDEVGDGVYRLSTWLEPAGLVFNQYLLDADEPLLFHTGQRALFADVSAAVASVMPIERLRWIAFGHLESDECGAMNEFLAAAPQAEVVGTHLANIVSLFDLCDRPPHSMGDGEVLDLGGKQVRMLETPHVPHGWDAHLLYEEATQTLLCGDLFTATGESPAATDADIVGPAIAAEDLFGATCLTPATAPTIAKLAELGAETLALMHGPAFTGDCAGALTALADDYARRLADA